One genomic segment of Chitinophaga sancti includes these proteins:
- a CDS encoding family 20 glycosylhydrolase: MKKLILSTLSALLCLYGTAQKKTADIMIIPEPKSLQSIPGSFVLNENALIHYEGTAAKTTAGLLNAFLQSAYGFKVEVTDKPVPKVKSTAVIDIKETTGAPEAYTLFVNNGTIALKGDAAGLFYGLQTLQQLLPAEKSAAIHIPGVEISDAPRFAYRGLMLDVGRHFFPPDYVKKFIDVMAQYKFNRFHWHLTEDQGWRIEIKKYPQLTKIASQRKETVVGHAARSNTYDGKPYGGFYTQNEIRDIVKYAADRHITIIPEIEMPGHSQAVLAAFPSFGYGKQYETMTTFGISKEVLNPANDSVFTFLQDVLTEVMDLFPGKYIHIGGDECPKDRWKESPQVQALMQKLGLKDEHALQSYFIQRMEKFVNSKGRNIIGWDEILEGGLAPNATVMSWRGEAGGIAAAKEKHDVIMSPNTYLYLDYYQSPEATEPSRIGNYLSLNTVYNYEPLPPSLNAEEQKYIKGVQANIWTEYMPDQTYVDYMAWPRALALSEVAWSPAAKRDWNRFQKKAPAVLAAIDKQGVNFRIPEPAQLKDTLIATANTTVTLTPGVKGAAIFYTIDGSGPAITSKRYARPFAISVPENGTVVLKYIEVTPGGRKSNVYSTTYTRKPYKEAANVKPANNGLRFSAVYKNVPKTAKELPEKGDSAGTIAGLDLRPFLAAKKDFGITYKGYVKVDADALYTFNLLSDDGSVLYIDDEVVADNDGVHGTTEKVGVIGLKKGYHKIRIQYFNTGEIGWINVLLSKGTQALNLRNSLFY; the protein is encoded by the coding sequence ATGAAAAAACTAATCCTGTCAACTCTATCTGCGCTGCTGTGCCTGTATGGTACTGCTCAAAAGAAAACAGCTGACATCATGATCATCCCGGAGCCAAAGTCACTGCAAAGTATACCGGGTAGTTTTGTGTTGAATGAGAATGCACTGATCCATTATGAAGGTACTGCCGCCAAAACCACTGCCGGTTTACTCAATGCTTTTTTGCAAAGTGCTTATGGGTTTAAAGTAGAAGTGACTGATAAACCAGTGCCGAAAGTAAAGTCCACCGCCGTTATCGACATCAAAGAAACAACCGGTGCGCCAGAGGCCTATACACTTTTTGTAAACAATGGTACCATTGCACTGAAAGGTGATGCAGCGGGTCTGTTCTATGGCCTGCAAACTTTACAACAGTTATTACCTGCTGAAAAAAGCGCTGCGATCCATATACCAGGGGTGGAAATTTCCGATGCACCCCGCTTCGCCTATCGGGGTCTGATGCTGGATGTAGGTCGTCATTTCTTCCCGCCTGATTATGTAAAAAAGTTCATCGATGTGATGGCACAGTATAAGTTCAACCGCTTCCACTGGCACCTCACAGAAGATCAGGGATGGCGTATTGAAATTAAGAAATATCCACAGCTTACAAAGATCGCTTCTCAAAGAAAAGAAACCGTAGTAGGTCATGCTGCACGCAGCAATACTTATGATGGTAAGCCATACGGTGGATTTTATACACAGAATGAAATCAGGGATATCGTAAAGTATGCTGCGGACAGACATATCACAATCATTCCTGAAATAGAAATGCCAGGCCACTCACAGGCAGTACTGGCAGCGTTTCCCAGCTTTGGTTACGGCAAGCAATATGAGACCATGACCACCTTTGGTATTTCGAAAGAAGTACTGAATCCTGCAAATGATTCTGTATTCACTTTCCTGCAGGATGTACTTACAGAAGTAATGGATCTCTTCCCAGGTAAGTATATTCATATAGGCGGTGACGAATGTCCGAAAGATCGCTGGAAAGAATCGCCACAGGTACAGGCACTCATGCAGAAACTGGGATTAAAAGACGAGCATGCTTTGCAGAGTTATTTCATACAGCGAATGGAAAAGTTTGTGAATAGTAAAGGTCGCAACATCATTGGCTGGGATGAAATTCTGGAAGGTGGCTTAGCACCAAATGCAACTGTTATGAGCTGGCGGGGAGAAGCGGGTGGTATTGCTGCCGCAAAGGAAAAACATGATGTAATCATGTCTCCTAATACTTACCTCTACCTCGATTACTACCAAAGCCCTGAGGCGACAGAGCCCAGCCGAATTGGCAATTATCTTTCACTAAACACAGTGTATAACTACGAGCCATTGCCACCTTCACTGAATGCAGAAGAGCAGAAATATATCAAAGGTGTGCAGGCGAATATATGGACAGAATATATGCCTGATCAGACTTATGTAGATTACATGGCCTGGCCCAGAGCATTAGCATTGTCTGAAGTAGCCTGGTCTCCTGCTGCTAAGCGTGACTGGAACCGCTTCCAGAAGAAAGCACCAGCCGTACTAGCAGCTATTGACAAGCAGGGAGTAAACTTCAGAATACCAGAACCTGCACAATTGAAAGATACGCTGATTGCGACAGCAAATACAACGGTGACACTCACTCCCGGTGTAAAAGGCGCCGCTATATTCTACACCATTGATGGTAGTGGACCAGCTATTACCAGCAAACGGTATGCACGGCCATTCGCCATCAGTGTACCTGAGAATGGAACGGTTGTATTGAAGTATATAGAAGTAACACCTGGTGGTCGTAAGAGTAATGTATACAGCACGACTTATACACGTAAACCTTACAAAGAAGCTGCAAATGTAAAACCTGCAAATAACGGATTACGGTTCTCAGCAGTGTATAAGAATGTGCCCAAAACTGCAAAAGAGCTACCGGAGAAAGGTGATAGTGCGGGTACGATTGCGGGTCTGGATCTGCGGCCTTTCCTTGCTGCAAAGAAAGATTTCGGAATCACTTACAAAGGTTATGTAAAAGTAGATGCGGATGCCCTGTATACATTCAACCTCCTCTCTGACGACGGATCGGTTTTATACATCGATGATGAAGTAGTAGCAGATAATGATGGTGTACATGGCACGACAGAAAAAGTAGGCGTGATCGGATTAAAGAAGGGATACCATAAAATCAGGATACAGTATTTTAATACTGGTGAGATTGGCTGGATAAATGTCTTGCTGTCAAAAGGCACACAAGCATTAAATTTGCGCAATAGCCTGTTTTATTAA